The stretch of DNA TAATCCATGCCTTCTTAAAAAATTTGCATAGCTCTTAATGATTGTTAATGGGGTTTTTAATTCATGTGATGCATCAGAAACAAACTGTGATTGCTTCTCCAAGTTTTCTTGGAGCCTATTAATCATCCGATTAAATGTAAGAGCCATTGTTTGGAGCTCGTCTTTTGTTCGATTTTGAATAGATATTGACTTAGGAACACCACTCTTTTCTATCTCCTCCATCGTATTAATCATATTGGAGATCGGTCTCATTATCATATTAGCTAACCATTTTCCTCCTAACAAGGACAATAAAGCTGCTAAAAGTGTACAGAATATTAGGATGCCCCGAAGAATTTCTTTTCTTGTTTCCAGCCCTAGTAATCGTTCTCCAATTTCCAAACTTCCTATAACGTTATTACCACTATAGATCGGTACATGAACGACCAATACCTCCTCTTCCCCATGTTCCGCAGAAATCAAATGTGTCTGTGACAGTTTTTCTATCGTAAATTTCCCTTTGATTTTTTTTGAAAGTAACTCATCATTCGTTACTTCGTGAAGGATCTTATTTCCTGGTTCCATGATACGAATATAGGAATATTCCGATAAGTATTTTTTAAAAATTCCCTCAGTGTCGTTAGATGATTGATTTGTATGAATGCCTTCTAATATATCCGAAGCTTTTTGAAATAGGATATCCTCTTCCATATTTACAGTTGTTTTCATAAATAAGAAGTAGACCACGAAGTTAATAAGTATTAATATGCAAATCATCCATGCAGTTGTTAAAAGATTAATTTTTGTTGTGATCTTCATCTGTTTTCTCCCTTATGGTAAAACCAATCCCTCTAATGGTGGTAATCAATTGCAGAGGAAAACCTTCATCAATTTTTTTTCTTAGATGTCTAATAAAAACATCAATTACATTAGTCTCACCCTCATACTCGTATCCCCAAACATTAGTAATAATGTTTTCTCTCGTAACCACTTTATTTTTATTTATAACTAAATAAACAAGTAAATCATATTCCTTAGGAGTTAAGGCAACTGATTTTCCATTTCTGTTTACTTCTCTTGTGGCAGTATTAATAATTAAATCCTCAACGGTTAATACGTTTTCTTCAACTTTGATTCCCTTTTTAGGATGATTCCGAAGGCACACACGAATTCGAGCTAATAATTCTTCAATTTCAAAAGGCTTTGTTACATAGTCATTCGCTCCATGATCCAATCCAGCGACTTTATCAAATGTTGTATTTCGAGCCGTTAATAGAATCACAGGAGTAACCCTATTTTCCTTTCTAAATCTTCTTAACACTTCAATTCCGCTTAATCCTGGCAACATGACATCCAATAAAATTAAGTCCATTTCATTTTGTATGGCTTTATATAATCCTTCTCTACCGTCATGCTCCACTGATACTTGATATCCCTCATATTCTAATTCCATTTTTAAGACACGAGCAATCTGTTGTTCATCCTCAATAACAAGAATATGTGTCTTCACTTCAAACTCATCCCTTCTAACTAGCCTGAAAGTATTTTTTATTTAATTTCCCCATTTTCAATAGAACACTTTTCTCATTATTCACAAAAACTAATAATAGAAAAACTTCTTCAACTTTAGTAATAAAAACAATGTAGCATAATGCATAAATACATTTTTCATCTTAATGAATTCTTAATCATTTATTAAGATAACCAAAAGGTTTATGGATAAAATAAAAAAGCTATTCCCTTTTAAAATGTCCTTTACAAAGGGTACACTAGCTTTTTCAATCATAATTATAGTTTTTTAACCCTAATTGGACTTACCATTAAGAGTGCGAGAATTAAGGTAATCCATGCATTACTATATGAAAAAAACCCCATACCCGCTAATGACAATCCAGCAGCTGGAATTGGTAATCCTTTAAAATACCCAATAGTTGGTTTAACACTAAACTTCGCTAATCTTAATGCCCCCATCGTTGGAAAAAGGATAAATGCTAAAGAAGTTAAAATTGATGGGGATGCTATCGAATGAAAAAGAAGTGCTGGAGCAACTCCGAAACTAACAATATCAGCTAAGGAATCTAATTCTACGCCAAATTCACTGTTCACTTTTAATTTTCTCGCAATCCTTCCATCAAGAAGATCTAGAACAGCTGATAAGAAAATAAAAATGGAGGCTACTTCCAAAACTCCACTCATATTAAAGGTAATTGAAATTACACCGCATAATAAATTTCCAATCGTAAATAAATTAGGAACAACTTTTACTATCCGATTAAACAAGACAGCTCCCCCCTAACGTTTCCCTCCGCAATTAAATAGTATTTCTATTTATTCGCTTTCTATCCTTAAAGATTCTAAATAAAGTGAAACTTCCATCAGTGGGGGTTTTTCGACGCACAGGACGTGCTAGTGCCGACGTTGCCACAGGACGTGGCGTTCTTAGTCGGCTTTCATCCCCCACTGATGGTTAGTTGCGGCCCACAGGAAGTGGGTCACGCAGACGTTGCCACACGATGTGGCGCTTTTAGTCTGTGTTCCTTTTATGGGCCTTTACGGGCAGTTGATCCCCCACTTAGGTTTCTTTAATTCTCTCGCAACCTTGAAGTGGGGGTCTTACTGCCCGTTAATCTGCGATAAAAATTGGCGCAAATACGCTATTCCTTTACTTTTATTTCTAATACTATGGAGCGAATTTTGTATTTGTTTTTCATTTTAATGGATTATTAATCTTTTATTAAGGGAACGTACAAGTGCATTTTATATACTTAACATGCCCAATCTGATAGGAGCATTATTCTTGAATTTGCTGCAGAGAACGATAAGACAATTGGGTTTATTTTAAATAAGTGATTGGGGATGCTCGAAAATGAGAAGATTAGTAGAGGCAACCATGCAAAGAGCCATTCTTATGATAGTATGTGTTGTTATTATTTTGGCTTGGGGGGGTATTTCTGCTTACCAGATGCAACGAGATTATTTGCCTGGAATAAACAATACCACCCTTTCAGTTAGTATGAGAGTACCTGGGTATCAAGCAGCGCAAGTGAAACAACAGGTTACTGATAGTCTGGCAAGTGCCGTTAAATCTGTGGATGGTTTATCTAATGTTGAAACCACTTCTTATGACGGTGGATTATTTATGAGTTTGTATTTTCCGATGGATACAGACATGAAACAAGCGGAAGATCAAGTGAATAAAGCATTGGCAAATGCAGATCTTCCACCAACCATAACAAGCACTCCTTCGGTAACACGGTTAACAACTAGCTCATTCCCAATTTTGACTTACAGTGTGACAAGTTCAAAATTAGATGAAACAACACTTCGCTCGACCGCTACGCAGGAAATTGTTAAACAATTAAAATCTGTTCCTGGTGTATCGGATGTATCCGTAATTGGGGGAGCAAAAGATGGATATGTATTAACTATCCGCATGAAAGACCTAGTGAAAAACGGATTAACATTAGATGATGTAAATAAACAATTTTCAATGTCCATCCCAAGCATGCCTCAGGGGAATATTGTAAACAACCAATTATCAATACCAGTATCTTTTGATGGGTTACCATTAACTGAGCAGCAAATGGAAAACGCAACAATTAAGAATAAGGATGGAAAAGCGATTCCTGTATCAGCTTTTGGTACCATAACGCATTCCTTAAATGACGTTAAAACAGTCTCCAGAACAAATGGAGCACCAAGTGTTACTTTAAATGTCATCAAATCACCATCAGCTAATATTACAGATGTTGCCGATCAAGTAAAGGAACGTGTTTCACACCTTCACTTGGAGACGGTAAATCCAAAAGATGTTTCGTTCCAAGTTTTACTTGACCGAGAAAAAGAATTAAACAGCTCACTCCTCGGATTAGTTCGAGAAGGATTACTTGGCTGCTTATTTTCTATGATATGTGTGTTCTTCTTTTTCCGAAATGTAAGATCAACATTATTAATTGCTATATCATTGCCAATTTCATTGTTAGCTACAACAGCTATCTTAAAGTCAATGGGTATCACGTTAAACATTTTAACAGTTTCTGGTTTGATTGTAGCTATGGGACGTATTGTCGATGATTCCATTGTTATCTTAGACAACATGTATCGAAAACGAGAAGAATCGAAGGATAAATCTCTGCTATCTATTCTTGCATCATCCGTTATTGAAATGATTCCTGCGATATTAGGCTCTACGTTAACAACAATAGCTGTTTATATTCCAATCGCCTTTGTTGGTGGCGTAATCAGTGCTACGTACAGTGGATTTGCGTGGTCCGTTGTAATTGCACTCATTATATCTTTCTTTGTAGCTATGCTTGTCATCCCTGCTCTTGCTTTTATGGGATGGAAAGGTGGAATTTCTACAAAACATACGGTCAAACTAGATTCGACAATGAAACCAGTATTGCAATCTGCATTTAAACATAAAAAAGCGATGATTATTGTTTCGATCTTAGTCTTTCTAGGTGCTGGAATCTATTCTGCCTTTCTTCCAGTAAGTTTATTACCTAGTGGAAAAATTGGACAAATTGCCATTAAAGCAGAGTTGCCTAAAGGCAGCACATTAGTTCAAGTAGATTCTGAAGTCCAAAAAATCGAAAAAGCATTAAAAGAAAATCCAAAAGTAGATGCGTATTCAGCCAATTTTGGTTCGACGATGACACCACAAAGTGATGATGTTTTTGACCAAGGTGGAGGTTTTATCACCTATCCAAATGTTGCGAACCTTTCTGTTGTGCTAAAGAACGACAAGGATGCTGATTCTGTCATTAATCAATTACAAAAACAGCTTCCGACATTATCTAAAAATGTAATTTATACCGTAACAAGCCAGAACATTTCTGGTGATGATTCACAAATGCGGATTCTATTTACAGGTTCAGACCAAGCAACTTTGGATCAAGTAGCTCAACAAGCTAGAACAAATTTATCAAAAATTGCGAACCTAAGTGTAGATGGAAAAGTGGATTTAACGAACGGTTCACCAAAGTACAAAGTTTCTTTTGACCAAAAAGCAATTCAAGAAAAAGGTGTACAAGTTGCTGATATTCAATCGGTCATTAATCGTTACATGTCCCAATCTAAAGATGCAACCATTACGGTTGATCATAAAGCACTTCCTGTAGATCAATTTTTAGATCAAATTGCAACAGGAACAAATTCTACGATTACGTTAAATGCTACTGCTGATGATGTTTTTTCATCTCTAGCTGCTGAAACGTTTAGTGGAAATAATGGTGAAATAGTTCGTTTTGATCAAATAGCTAAGATTGCAAAAGATCAATCTCCTTCAACTATTAGCGAAAGAGATGGTCAACCATACTCCCTTGTCACAGCACAGATTACATCAAACGATATTAGTAAAGTTTCAAATCAGGTGAATCAAGCCCTAAGTAACACGAAACTTCCAAAAGGTGTAACGTATTCATTGGGAGGAATCTCAGAACAAGTTAAACAAATGATTTTCGAAATGTCCATTGCCGTTGCATTTTCTATACTTTTAGTATTACTCATTACTTCTTCTATCTTCAAAGGATGGAGAGCACCATTATCAGTACTTTTAAGCATTCCACTGGCTTTAAGTGGTGTTGTTATAGCATTAATTCTATTCCATGGTGAGTGGAATTTAGCAGCATTAATTGGTGTTCTGATGCTAACTGGTATTGTAGTAACAAACGGTATTGTGTTAATTGACAAAATTGAAAGAAATCGAAAAGAAGGAATGCCAATTAAAGAGGCAGTTTTAAGTGGTAGTCTTTCAAGGATTAGACCGATTTTAATGACAGCAGCAGCAACA from Cytobacillus dafuensis encodes:
- a CDS encoding HAMP domain-containing sensor histidine kinase; this translates as MKITTKINLLTTAWMICILILINFVVYFLFMKTTVNMEEDILFQKASDILEGIHTNQSSNDTEGIFKKYLSEYSYIRIMEPGNKILHEVTNDELLSKKIKGKFTIEKLSQTHLISAEHGEEEVLVVHVPIYSGNNVIGSLEIGERLLGLETRKEILRGILIFCTLLAALLSLLGGKWLANMIMRPISNMINTMEEIEKSGVPKSISIQNRTKDELQTMALTFNRMINRLQENLEKQSQFVSDASHELKTPLTIIKSYANFLRRHGLDNKDMANEAIQSIHSEATRIQKMTETFLELATLEKENVLEMNEVNLVNLCKSILKQLKDVYRRDITLQFNEYPIIIKADELKIKQVIVILLDNAIKYSSDRIEVFLEKHEKQAIIRVIDYGIGIPQGEIENTFERFYRVDKARSRETGGSGLGLHIAKSIMKLHKGEIKITSKEGVGTEVRLFFPV
- the pssA gene encoding CDP-diacylglycerol--serine O-phosphatidyltransferase produces the protein MFNRIVKVVPNLFTIGNLLCGVISITFNMSGVLEVASIFIFLSAVLDLLDGRIARKLKVNSEFGVELDSLADIVSFGVAPALLFHSIASPSILTSLAFILFPTMGALRLAKFSVKPTIGYFKGLPIPAAGLSLAGMGFFSYSNAWITLILALLMVSPIRVKKL
- a CDS encoding efflux RND transporter permease subunit, which codes for MRRLVEATMQRAILMIVCVVIILAWGGISAYQMQRDYLPGINNTTLSVSMRVPGYQAAQVKQQVTDSLASAVKSVDGLSNVETTSYDGGLFMSLYFPMDTDMKQAEDQVNKALANADLPPTITSTPSVTRLTTSSFPILTYSVTSSKLDETTLRSTATQEIVKQLKSVPGVSDVSVIGGAKDGYVLTIRMKDLVKNGLTLDDVNKQFSMSIPSMPQGNIVNNQLSIPVSFDGLPLTEQQMENATIKNKDGKAIPVSAFGTITHSLNDVKTVSRTNGAPSVTLNVIKSPSANITDVADQVKERVSHLHLETVNPKDVSFQVLLDREKELNSSLLGLVREGLLGCLFSMICVFFFFRNVRSTLLIAISLPISLLATTAILKSMGITLNILTVSGLIVAMGRIVDDSIVILDNMYRKREESKDKSLLSILASSVIEMIPAILGSTLTTIAVYIPIAFVGGVISATYSGFAWSVVIALIISFFVAMLVIPALAFMGWKGGISTKHTVKLDSTMKPVLQSAFKHKKAMIIVSILVFLGAGIYSAFLPVSLLPSGKIGQIAIKAELPKGSTLVQVDSEVQKIEKALKENPKVDAYSANFGSTMTPQSDDVFDQGGGFITYPNVANLSVVLKNDKDADSVINQLQKQLPTLSKNVIYTVTSQNISGDDSQMRILFTGSDQATLDQVAQQARTNLSKIANLSVDGKVDLTNGSPKYKVSFDQKAIQEKGVQVADIQSVINRYMSQSKDATITVDHKALPVDQFLDQIATGTNSTITLNATADDVFSSLAAETFSGNNGEIVRFDQIAKIAKDQSPSTISERDGQPYSLVTAQITSNDISKVSNQVNQALSNTKLPKGVTYSLGGISEQVKQMIFEMSIAVAFSILLVLLITSSIFKGWRAPLSVLLSIPLALSGVVIALILFHGEWNLAALIGVLMLTGIVVTNGIVLIDKIERNRKEGMPIKEAVLSGSLSRIRPILMTAAATILTLLPLAFSHNADTVISQTLGIVVIGGMITSTINSLIIIPIIYEWLHKNQLSKQNIEVSANGNC
- a CDS encoding response regulator transcription factor, translated to MKTHILVIEDEQQIARVLKMELEYEGYQVSVEHDGREGLYKAIQNEMDLILLDVMLPGLSGIEVLRRFRKENRVTPVILLTARNTTFDKVAGLDHGANDYVTKPFEIEELLARIRVCLRNHPKKGIKVEENVLTVEDLIINTATREVNRNGKSVALTPKEYDLLVYLVINKNKVVTRENIITNVWGYEYEGETNVIDVFIRHLRKKIDEGFPLQLITTIRGIGFTIREKTDEDHNKN